TATAATTTTTCTTCAAAAAAACACTAAGACCTACCTTTGAAATACTTCTTAAGGCACTCGCAGAAATCCTAATGTTAACGCTTTTTCTAAGCTCAGGAACAAAAAATTTTTTATTGATTAAATTTACCTTAAAAGTTCTCTTGGTCTTCACACCAATGTGCTGTCCTGCTCCACCCTTTTTTTTAGCAAGTCCTTTTCTTGGAACATTGTTTCCAAACATCGTCTTTTTACCTGTTATTTCACATTCTCTTCCCATTTAAATCTCCTAAACTGTATTTTTCTTCTCTAAATATAAATCCATCAGCTTTAAAAATAAACTTAAACCATCAACTACATTTTCAATTATACTACCAAAGTTTACATTATTGCCACAACTTTTTACAAGATCAGCATCAAGCTCTTTCCAATTATAAATAAGCTCCTTTTCTGAAGAAGGTTTCAGATAATCTTCCAAACAATCATTCAAACGTTGTCTTAAAGAATTTATTTTTGAATAATATTCATTAAGTAAAACAAAAGCCTTTTTATTAACATCTGTTATTATACTCAACAATAATTTTTCCGACGATTTGTCCCCAACAGAAACTCTGTGCAAAAGAGCATTAATTCTATTACCATAAGTACCCTGTTCACC
The DNA window shown above is from Borrelia anserina Es and carries:
- the rpmB gene encoding 50S ribosomal protein L28 translates to MGRECEITGKKTMFGNNVPRKGLAKKKGGAGQHIGVKTKRTFKVNLINKKFFVPELRKSVNIRISASALRSISKVGLSVFLKKNYKKIEDFM